The genomic window AAGTCAGCATTCAAGTATTTGTGGCAAGTCTTTGCTGAACCAACATTTGCAGAAACTTATACTCCGCGTGCGGGTAATGTCTTTGATTCCATAGATAGGGAGGCGAAGCGGATTGGCTGGAATCAAATTTATCGCTATGGGCGAGTTAGGGTAATTCGCAAAACTGATGATGGCAGGTATTGCGTAGCCTATTCTCGTGGGCCAGGAAATTATGCTTTTTTAGTTACTCGTTATTTACATTTAGCTACTGGGTATCCAGCAATTCAGTTTCTCCCAGATTTGCAAACTTATAGGGAAAAATATCAAGACTTTAAATCTGTCGTCAATGCTTATGAAGCCCATGATCATGTTTATGAGCAACTAGAGCAACGAGGTGGTACAGTATTGATTCGTGGACGGGGAATTGTGGCTTCGCGGATTATTCAACGGATTTATGAAGCCAGAAAGCGAAATCAGAATATTGCAGTTTTGCATTTAATGCGATCGCCTAAACCCCAAGGCAACAAATTTCAAAATACCCAGCGCCTAGTCAAAAATCATTACGAATTTCAACCCTTTAACTGGCCGAAAGCTTGTTGGGGCGGCGAACTCCGGGCAATGTTAGAAAAAGCCACCCCTGATGAACGCAAGCGTTTACTAGCAGACTGGGGTGGAACTACCACCGCCGACCGCCACGACTGGCAACAAATTACTGCCCAAGGGATCAGCGAAGGTTGGTATCAAATTACCTTCGGAGAGGTTTTGGATGTAGAACGAGATGCCCAAAATCGGACTATTACCCGTATCCGAGAGCAAAGCTTTGGGGAAATGAAATTGCTAGCTGACTTTATTGTTGATGCTACTGGACTGGATGCCAAAGTAGATGCCAATCCTCTAATAGCAGATTTGGTGAAACATTACAACCTCCCAGTGAATCACCTGGGGCGATTGGCTGTAGCGAACAATTTTGAATTAGTAGAAATGCGTAGTGATAAAGGTCAAATGTATGCTGCTGGGGCTATAACTCTAGGTGGCCCTTATGCAGCAGTTGATAGTTTTTTGGGCTTGCAATATGCCGCATTAGTCGCCGTTGATGGACTCGCCGCTGGACGTGCGCCTGGAGTTCAAAAGTTGAATGTTGTAAGTTCCTTTGGGCAGTGGTTGAAGTGGGTGTTAAATCAGTCACCTTAGTATTAGGAGGCAGAAGGCAGAAGGAATAAAGTATTTACCTGGCTATTTCGAGTACCAAATTCCAAATTTAAGGTTCAAAGGCTCAACATTCGAGTAAAAAGGCTCAACGTTCGAGTAAAAAGGTGCAACGTTCGAGTAAAAAGACTCAACGTTCGAGTAAAAAGGTGCAACGTTCAGGCTCAAAGGCTCAACGTCGAGGTTAAAAAGCTCAATGTTGAGGTTCAAAGGCTCAACGTCGAGGTTCAGAGGCTCAACGTTGAGGTTCAGAGGTTCAACGTTGAGGTTCAGAAGCTCAACGTTCAGGTTCAGAGGTTCAACGTTGAGGTTCAAAAGCTCAAAGTCTCAAGTAACGGGCGATACCTTCAGCCTGCCTGCGATTCAAATCGCAGGCTAACAGCATAAGTTAGTTAAAACTGACTCAAATTAACTAAAATTAAGTCCGTTTGAACGGACTTAAGCTATTAGTCTCGGAATTGATTCCGAAGCGGGATAGCAACGAAGCGAAGAATTTGCCTTTGCCAGTACCCTTACTTAGTTTTTTCGCTTGTTGGGCGTACTAAAGTTTTAACTAAAGCTGTAATCGCCACAATCACAGAGGCAATTCCCCCAACAATTGGATTTTGATTTTGGAATAGTTTGTGGAATAAGTTTTACAGAAACTTTATCGTTATATATATTAAGTAAAAACCTATATTGGGAAGCATAATATATAACCTTATCAAGGTTGGGTTCCATGAGAGCTAATTCCACTGGATTGCGAATCAAAAATACTCTTTTGCCAGGATAGCTCGGAACTAATTCGCCAACTATCAAACAGAATTTATGAAACTCGATCACAAGCTCTACCTGTATTCATTTTTAGCTCATTTCGGATGGCTCAAGAAAAGTTACACCGCTAAAATCATGTTGGTGGCATTTTTGGGCACTCATGTACCACTTCTGACCTTACTCTTGAGTTTCGTCATCTCAAACTCCTATTCCTTGGAGATGGCGGTGCGAGTTATGATCATTGCTCTGTTGGCTACGTTAGCGGGTACGGCCGCCACCCTCTACGCCCTACACTACCTCCTCAAACCGGTCATTTTGACATCTGCTGCATTGCAAAACTACCTCAATACCAAAACACTACCTGAACTGCCTACAGAATTTGTTGATGAAGCGGGTACCTTGATGGCGGATACCTCACAAACTCTTCACAAATTAGATGAGTTAATTCACTACATCACTAATTATGATGATCTAACTGGATTGCCCAATCGTGATTTATTCCGCGATCGCCTCTATCAAACTCTATCCCAACCTGAAAACAAACAGCGCCTTGTAGCTGTCTTTTTCCTGGCCATTGATGATTTCACTGATATTAGTCATGGGTTGGAGCATGAGACAACAAATTTGTTGTTAAGAGCAGTTGCTCATAGGTTATCAACCTGCATGACGCAAACAGATATTCTTGCCCATTTAAGTGGAGATGAATTTGCCCTTGCCCGCATTAACATTCATTCTTTTGAAAATGTGATTAAGTTATCTCAGGTGCTGTTGAGTACTCTGAGCAAACCCTTTTTTCTAGAGGGTAACTCGATTCATCTCACCGCTAGCATTGGTATCACAATTAATGACTTAAATGATCCTAATAGTGTAGATAAACTCTTGCAACAGGCTCACATAGCACTCTACCAAGCGAAGCAGCAAGGGCGTAGCCAATACCAATTCTATTCGCCAGAAATTAATGCTCAGTTGCAGGAGCGATTGACTTTAGAAAATGAATTACATGGAGCGCTTGGGCGCAACGAAATGCTGGTTTATTATCAACCTCTAATTGATTTACACAGCGGACAAGTTACAGGTATGGAAGCGTTAGTTCGCTGGCAGCATCCTACCTTCGGTTTGGTTTCTCCAGTAAAGTTTATTCCCATTGCAGAAGCCAATGGTTTGATCGTACCAATTGGTGAATGGGTCTTGCGAACTGCTTGCGCCCAAAACCGGGCTTGGCAGCTTGCTGGATTTACCCCAATTCGGATATCTGTGAATCTGTCAGCTCGACAGTTTGAACAAGCAAATCTAGTTGAGGTCGTCAGCCAGATTCTTGAGGAGACTGGACTCCAAGCATCTTACCTGGAACTGGAAGTGACAGAAAGCTTCTTGATGGGTGACATTGAGCGATCTGTTAAAACTTTAAAACAATTACGAGAACTGGGTATATGGTTGGCTCTAGACGACTTTGGCACCGGTTATTCCTCGCTGAACTACTTGAAGCGCTTTCCTGTGAACATGCTCAAGATTGATCAGTCATTTGTGCAGGATGTCATATCTAATCCTGATAGCGCCGCCGTCACCGATGCGATCATTGCCCTAGCAAAGAGCCTCCGGTTGAAGATCACGGCAGAGGGTGTGGAAACCCAAGAACAGCTTGAATACCTGCAAATGCGAGGATGTGATGAAGGTCAGGGTTTCTACTTTAGTCGTCCTGTTCCTGCTGATATAATTGCTGCAATGTTGCACAAAAGTTCTCAGCAGATGGAGACAATTGCAGCATAGGTGAATGCCTAAGGCATTACAACGTGTTCCATTTTGCACCGATCTCGGCGGCCACCCGAATACTTGGATAACGCTACGCACCTAGATTGAGATTCTTTTTGTGTGGAGGCCCCGCTACCACACAAAAAATTGTCCGGGTTTAGCCGCATTAGAAATCCATTGGCAAATTCGCAGTCGTAAAAGGCGAGGCTAATCCTCTAGGAACTGCGATCGCTCATTGTCTGCGAAATTCTTGATCTTCATACGACTGCCAGTATGTATCCGGCAATTTCTACGGAGGATTTGTTAAATATTCCGATCGCGCTACCGAAAGAATCTACTCGCCAGAAAATCACACAAAAGGTCAGAGCATCTCACAAAGCGCGGGAGCAATCCAAATAACTGCTAGAAATTGCTAAAACAGGAGTAGAACAAGCGATCGCAACAGCTTGGATAAACCAACAACTTGAAACCTTGGGCATTACAGCTATTTTCAGGTAAATAGACCACGCGGTAAGGGCGCAAGGCCTTGCGCCCCTACGACAGATGTGGTTCAAATACTTGAATTCTGCTGTAATCTAACCACGCCCACTTAACATACTGGAGTAGCAATGAAAGCACTTAAAGTTATGGCAACGATCAATGAGGAGGGACAACTAACCTTAGATCATCTTTTCACAACAGATAAAAATAGCCGTGTAGAAGTCATTGTTCTAATCCCAGATGAGGAAGCCCCGGATGAGACATCTCAGGCATAAGTCTTAGCAGATTTCCGGCAAGCTTGGCACGAAGCCATGACTGAGCAAACAATTCCTGTTGCTCAACTTTGGGAAGGTCTTGAAGATGACTAATCAGCGCAGAATATGAGCAACAGACAATCAACGATGAAGAGGATATTTAAACAATTGAGTTTTAACCACTTGACAAAATTCTTATTTTCTTAACTTGACATCAATGGCAGGATGCCCACCCCATAAGAATCATCTTTTGATTCAGCAATATCTATTTTGAAACCGTAGAAAGCTTTGCAACCATCTGAGTCCGAGATGAAACCTCAAGCTTGCGAAACATCCTTTTTAAGGCTTGCTTGACAGAATTTTCAGTAATCCAAAGTTCAGCACTAATTTCTGCATTTGTTTGTCCTTGAGCCACCAAGTCAGCAATTTGCATTTCACGAGGCGTTAAACGCTTTGTCTGTAATAGTGGTTGTAGTAATCTCGCCGTTGCCACCCAAGTCGAAACGTGCAGACAAAGCGCACTCAAATCTATAAGATTTTGTGAATCGAATGCAGGCATTCCTTGCTTACGGGTAAAACCTACCACGCCCACTAACTGACCATTGCTGACAATTGGCCCTGCCATGACGTGCCAGTGATCAGCACGAGGACAAATCAACTTCCACGTCTTAGGTTCTACTACCAAAGCTTCATGAACAGGGGCATGGTGTTCTAGCAAGTAGCGTGCAAGTGGATTGTGTTGGGGTGATAATGCAATTTGCATTGCTTTTTGGAGCTTGCTGTCAACTAGAGAAATTTGAGCAAAGAAAAACAGCCCACCTCGTGTAGCTGAAAAATACTGACTCATCTCTGCGGATATGTGCGATCGCAACGTCTGTTCATCTTTAGCTTGAGCAATTGCATGAAATAGAGCTTGTAAGGCAATCATGATTGGCAAAGTGTACCCTTTCGAGGTCTAGGCGCAGTATAGCAACCAGACCTATCTTAGCTTTAGTCACATCAAGTCAAATCCTTTGTTTGCTTTTTTTGGATTACTTTACCATGACTGTAAATTCTGGCATTGATGACACACAGATATCCGGGCGCTGGATTCAAATTAGTTTTTTGATCGCAGCAGTGTTTTTCAATCTCTGTTTAGCAACCCAAATATTCAGTGTTGGATTAGCTTACTTTTACAACTCTGATTGCTGGAACCTACATATTTGGCTCGTGCGAGGATATAGCGGACTCTCACTAATTTTGTTGGTATGGGTGTTTTTGATTCCCTTTCCCCAAGAGTCCAGAGCCTTACAGCAAGTATGCCAGTGCTGCTGGGACTACAATTTCTCACAATTCACTTGAAGACTTCTTTTCCTTTAGCAGTCTTCCACCCACTTATCGGCTTTTCCTTATTCTCTATTTCCACAACCCTAGTTCATCGGACATCACACATCGTATTTCCCAACCACAACCAAGACTAAATCCGAAGAAGAAACACAACTTTCAATTCTTTTAGCGCTATTACAGGAGAAATATTAAGTGTCTCAATACGCTGATTCATCCGTTCTCGTTGATACCCAGTGGCTGGCAAATCATCTCAACGATCCAAACGTCCGCATTATCGAAGTAGATATGAGTCTAGAGCCGTACAAAAATGCTCACATCCCTGGTGCTGTCTTCTGGAACATCTTTACAGACTTACTATTGCCCGATTTGAAGATGAATTGGGATGCACAAGCTTTTGAGAAGTTGATGGCACGTTCAGGCATCACCAATGACACAACAGTGATTGCTTACGGCAGTTATCCTGGAACCGGAGCCTGGATTTTCTGGTTATTGAAAGTCTTTGGGCATGAGAATGTCCGAGTTCTCAATGGCGGCTACCAGAAATGGAAGTCAGAAGCTCGTCCACTGGCAACTGAGTTATCCACCTTTGCTGACACTGATTACCATGCCAAAACTCCTAATGCTCATCTGCGAGTATTACATAATGAAGTTCAGGCATCGATTGGTAGAAGCGATAGCGTGTTGTTGGATGTCCGAACACTTCAAGAATATTGTGGTGAGTGGTTTTTCAATCAGCCACCTAAAGCAGGTGAACTCACTGGACATAT from Nostoc sp. UHCC 0926 includes these protein-coding regions:
- a CDS encoding LuxR C-terminal-related transcriptional regulator yields the protein MIALQALFHAIAQAKDEQTLRSHISAEMSQYFSATRGGLFFFAQISLVDSKLQKAMQIALSPQHNPLARYLLEHHAPVHEALVVEPKTWKLICPRADHWHVMAGPIVSNGQLVGVVGFTRKQGMPAFDSQNLIDLSALCLHVSTWVATARLLQPLLQTKRLTPREMQIADLVAQGQTNAEISAELWITENSVKQALKRMFRKLEVSSRTQMVAKLSTVSK
- a CDS encoding DUF6220 domain-containing protein, giving the protein MTVNSGIDDTQISGRWIQISFLIAAVFFNLCLATQIFSVGLAYFYNSDCWNLHIWLVRGYSGLSLILLVWVFLIPFPQESRALQQVCQCCWDYNFSQFT
- a CDS encoding sulfurtransferase, producing the protein MSQYADSSVLVDTQWLANHLNDPNVRIIEVDMSLEPYKNAHIPGAVFWNIFTDLLLPDLKMNWDAQAFEKLMARSGITNDTTVIAYGSYPGTGAWIFWLLKVFGHENVRVLNGGYQKWKSEARPLATELSTFADTDYHAKTPNAHLRVLHNEVQASIGRSDSVLLDVRTLQEYCGEWFFNQPPKAGELTGHIPGAVHLEHILILNEDGTFKSFNDLKNLYNSHGITADKEVFPYCTIGGRSGYIWFVLKYLLGYPNVRNYDGSWNEWSRLPDVAIER
- a CDS encoding FHA domain-containing protein; the encoded protein is MTNDLQIKLSWEDPATGERREPMLSMPIAFGREFARLPAELRGGRVSRMLLNSNEVSRYHALIDWEQDHLVVIDQGSVNGVYVNGQPQTRSVLVNGDTLQIGPYAIMVTFAASASAPDTTPPSTIHFNAKTNLPDPSLPVVQPLSPLASNFPPLAFQAEKVAVQALHATGLPVDESDYLAIGAGLGSFFWANLLRISGVRADKIVALGLEGQPYARYKRLCLNSQIPLHERLRSNSDSCPDNIWGWPSYALREAWHDFTKGEMKSAFKYLWQVFAEPTFAETYTPRAGNVFDSIDREAKRIGWNQIYRYGRVRVIRKTDDGRYCVAYSRGPGNYAFLVTRYLHLATGYPAIQFLPDLQTYREKYQDFKSVVNAYEAHDHVYEQLEQRGGTVLIRGRGIVASRIIQRIYEARKRNQNIAVLHLMRSPKPQGNKFQNTQRLVKNHYEFQPFNWPKACWGGELRAMLEKATPDERKRLLADWGGTTTADRHDWQQITAQGISEGWYQITFGEVLDVERDAQNRTITRIREQSFGEMKLLADFIVDATGLDAKVDANPLIADLVKHYNLPVNHLGRLAVANNFELVEMRSDKGQMYAAGAITLGGPYAAVDSFLGLQYAALVAVDGLAAGRAPGVQKLNVVSSFGQWLKWVLNQSP
- a CDS encoding putative bifunctional diguanylate cyclase/phosphodiesterase; the encoded protein is MKLDHKLYLYSFLAHFGWLKKSYTAKIMLVAFLGTHVPLLTLLLSFVISNSYSLEMAVRVMIIALLATLAGTAATLYALHYLLKPVILTSAALQNYLNTKTLPELPTEFVDEAGTLMADTSQTLHKLDELIHYITNYDDLTGLPNRDLFRDRLYQTLSQPENKQRLVAVFFLAIDDFTDISHGLEHETTNLLLRAVAHRLSTCMTQTDILAHLSGDEFALARINIHSFENVIKLSQVLLSTLSKPFFLEGNSIHLTASIGITINDLNDPNSVDKLLQQAHIALYQAKQQGRSQYQFYSPEINAQLQERLTLENELHGALGRNEMLVYYQPLIDLHSGQVTGMEALVRWQHPTFGLVSPVKFIPIAEANGLIVPIGEWVLRTACAQNRAWQLAGFTPIRISVNLSARQFEQANLVEVVSQILEETGLQASYLELEVTESFLMGDIERSVKTLKQLRELGIWLALDDFGTGYSSLNYLKRFPVNMLKIDQSFVQDVISNPDSAAVTDAIIALAKSLRLKITAEGVETQEQLEYLQMRGCDEGQGFYFSRPVPADIIAAMLHKSSQQMETIAA